In Bacteroides coprosuis DSM 18011, the following are encoded in one genomic region:
- a CDS encoding Sphingomyelin phosphodiesterase (COGs: COG1524 Uncharacterized protein of the AP superfamily~InterPro IPR002591~KEGG: bfs:BF2358 putative phosphodiesterase-nucleotide pyrophosphatase~PFAM: Type I phosphodiesterase/nucleotide pyrophosphatase/phosphate transferase~PRIAM: Sphingomyelin phosphodiesterase~SPTR: Probable phosphodiesterase I;~IMG reference gene:2504107108~PFAM: Type I phosphodiesterase / nucleotide pyrophosphatase), which produces MKRVHHWLLLCFLVILGACDHSSSSERIYTVLVSLDGFRWDYTELYQTPFLDKMAQRGVSAVMLPSYPASTFPNHYTIATGLTPNRNGLINNTFWDSEFNQNYSMGDKSTRYDPKFYLGEPIWVTAQQQGIKTASIYWVGSDVKIKGTYPDFYLKWDNTPRLNFEQRIDKAIELLSKSEAERPQLIMLYMEEPDGKGHHFGPKSTEVEDEVRKLDKLMGYLMNRIATLPHSSRINLIVTSDHGMTDISNDRFIDMNEYLKPEWCEVISGRTPTSIFTKPEFRETVYQSLKKAPHIHVWKKEDIPSELAYGSSHRIGDIVVAPELGWQFSNQPRNQKGAHGYFPSDKDMQVMFRAYGPSFKENYIHTDFVNTDIYVLLCNILNIKPANTEGIFNRVEGILANN; this is translated from the coding sequence ATGAAAAGAGTTCATCATTGGCTGCTGTTATGCTTCCTTGTAATACTAGGGGCATGTGATCATTCTTCCTCTAGCGAACGTATTTATACTGTACTTGTTTCCCTCGATGGTTTTCGATGGGACTATACAGAATTGTACCAAACTCCGTTTTTGGACAAAATGGCCCAAAGAGGGGTTTCGGCTGTTATGCTTCCCTCGTATCCTGCCTCAACTTTTCCCAATCATTATACAATAGCAACAGGACTGACACCCAACCGAAACGGACTAATTAATAACACTTTTTGGGATAGTGAATTTAATCAAAATTATAGCATGGGCGATAAGAGTACTCGTTACGATCCTAAATTTTATTTAGGAGAACCCATCTGGGTAACAGCTCAACAGCAAGGTATAAAAACAGCTAGTATCTATTGGGTGGGTTCTGACGTAAAGATCAAAGGAACTTATCCCGATTTTTATCTCAAATGGGACAATACACCACGTCTCAACTTTGAGCAAAGAATAGACAAAGCTATCGAACTACTTTCTAAATCTGAAGCAGAAAGGCCACAGCTTATTATGCTATATATGGAAGAGCCAGATGGAAAGGGACACCACTTTGGACCCAAGAGTACAGAGGTTGAAGATGAGGTACGAAAGCTAGATAAATTGATGGGTTACTTAATGAATCGTATTGCTACACTTCCTCATAGCAGTCGGATAAACTTAATTGTAACTTCAGATCATGGTATGACAGACATCAGCAACGATCGCTTTATAGATATGAATGAATATTTAAAGCCCGAATGGTGTGAAGTTATAAGTGGTAGAACTCCAACCTCGATTTTCACTAAACCAGAGTTTAGAGAGACAGTTTATCAATCTCTTAAGAAAGCTCCACATATCCATGTATGGAAAAAAGAAGACATCCCTTCTGAGCTTGCCTATGGAAGTAGTCACCGCATAGGAGATATTGTAGTTGCACCTGAACTAGGATGGCAGTTTTCAAATCAGCCTCGAAATCAAAAAGGAGCACACGGGTACTTCCCTTCAGACAAAGATATGCAAGTTATGTTTAGGGCCTACGGACCTAGTTTTAAGGAAAACTACATCCATACCGACTTTGTGAATACAGATATATATGTGTTGCTATGCAATATTCTAAATATAAAGCCAGCAAATACAGAGGGAATATTCAATAGAGTAGAAGGCATACTCGCCAATAATTAA